One Streptomyces formicae genomic window, TTCTGCAGCAGCTCGGGCGAGGTGTGCTGGATGTCGTCCAGGTGGAGGAGCACGTTGTTGCCCGCCTCGAGCGCGAAGTTGACCTTCTCGATCTCCTGGCGTGCCGTCGCGTTCGGCGCCTGCGCGGGGTCCAGCGAGGTGACGCCGTGGCCGAGCGCGGGGCCGTTGACCTTGACCAGGACCAGACCGAGGCGGTCGGCGACGTACTCCATGAGTGTCGTCTTGCCGTATCCGGGCGGGGAGACGAGCAGCAGCAGGCCGCCCGCCGTGCCGAGCTGCTTGTCGAGGCTGTCGCCGATGAGCGGCAGGTACACCTCGTCGATGAGGCGGTTGCGGACGAAGGAGGACATCACCGTGGGCCGGTACTCGTCCAGGCGCAGCCTGCTCCGCTCCGCCGCGACGAGTTCGGTGCGGCGGGCCTGGTAGGCGCGGAAACCGGGCACTGTCCGGGTGCGGAAGTCCTGCGTCCGGGCGAGGAGTTCGTCGACCCGGACGGTGAGGCGGCGCCCCTGGACGCGGGGGTGCGTGCCGAGGAGGCCCTCGACGGTCTCGGCGGGTGGGGCGGCGCGGTCGTAGCGCTCCAGGTCCGGGCAGAGCTCGACGGCGACCGCCTCGGCCAGGTCGTCGCCGCCCTCGCCGGTGGCGGCCGCGTACGAGGACAGCCACGCCTGGACCAGTTGCCGCCGCGGCGCGAAGTCGACGACGCGGGCCAGGTCGTCCTCGTACGCCGAACTGTCCGCGGCCCGGCGGAACGTGTCGAGGAAGGCGCGGGTGGACTCCGTGGTGACGAACCCGGCGGGGCCCGTGGTGAGCTCGTCGAAGAGGTACGCGGCGGCCGGGGCGCCGATGTGCCGGGCGAGCTCAGCGCGGAGGTCGTCGATGGCGGGCACGAGGCCGAAGGTGTCGCGGGCGCGGGCCAGGGACACCGCGCGCCGCGTCCACAGCTCCCGCTCGTCGGCCGTCGTGTCGTGCGCCCAGAAGCACTGGGCGGCCGCGCGCGCCTCTGGCGTGTGCCGCAGCGGGCCCGCCTCGTCGTACAGGCGCAGCAGAGCGCCGAGGATCAGGGTCGCGTCGTGGTCGTGGACACCGGGCTCGTAGCCCTCGTCGTACGCCGCCTGCGCCGCCGCCCGCACCAGGGACGGCAGGTCGTCGGCGGCCAGGAGGGCCTCGGGGCCGTGCTCGTCGAGGAGGCGGGCCGCGAGGTGTTCGGCGCGGTAGACCTCGGCGGTCTCGGACGGCAGGAGCTGGTTCCAGAAGGGGCGCAGCTCGGCGAAGGACGGGTCGGTGACAGGGGCGCGGTAGTCGGTGCCCGTCAGCGCGAAGGACATGCCGTCGCCGTCCGCGGTCGGGACGAGCGCGAGGTCGAGGGGCTGGGTGTTGACCGCGAAGCGGTGGCGGCCGAGGCGGATGGTGTCGCCGCCGTCGCCGTACAGCTCGGCGCGGTCGCGCAGCGAGCGCCCGGCCTCCTGGCGGGCCGCCTTCAGACGGCCCGCCAGTTCCTCGGCCCCCACCTGGTCGTCGAGTTCGCGCAGTTCCTCGATGGTGCGGCGCACCTTGCCGACCATCGGGTCGGAGGCGAAGTACGTGTGGATCTCGTCGGTGGACGCGAGCGTGGCCACGCGCCGCGCGACCGTCTCCAGGACCCTGGCCGCCGAGGTGGCGAGGCGCTCGGCGTGCCGGGCCCGGGTGTCGGCGAGGGTCTGCTTGCGGGACGCGAACGCCTCGTACACCTCGGTGCGCCGGGTGTCGAGTTCGGCCAGGAACTCGTCCGATTCGGCGAACCGCCCCTCCAGGTTCTCCAGGTGGAGCAGGAGACGGGCGAGCTGGTCGTCGCAGCTCCGGGGGGTAGCAGCGGCGGCGAGCGCGCCGGTGACGGCCTGACCGAGGAGGGCGAACTCGGCGGCGAACTCGGCCCGTCCCTCGTGCGCGGTCAGCTCGCGGCGCCGGGCGTCCAGCGTGGCGCGGGCGCGGTTCACGCCCGCGAGGACCTCGGCGACGCGCTCCAGCACGGCGGTGCGGACCGTGGCATCGCCGATGTCGAGTCCCGCGACGACCTCGGTGACGGTCTGTAGCTGCTCGGTCAGCTCCTGGAGCCGGTCCGCGAGGGGTTCGGCCTCGGCGACGGTGGCGAGGGCGTCGGCGTCGGCGGTCAGTTGTTCGATGTCGGCATGGTGCGCGGCGAAGGCGTCGGCGCGCTCCAGGAACGCGACGGCACGCTGTCCGGCCGACGCGATGTCGGCGGCCAGCCCGTCGGCGAGCGCGTCGACGCGGTCCGTGTCCACGTACCGCAGGTCACGCAGGGTCAGCAAGTGGCCCTGCGCGCGCCGCAGTTCGGTCAGGCGTACGACCCACTCGGCGGCGCCGCGCGGGGCCTCGCCACGGATGCGCCGGACCAGAGCGGTGATCCGCGAGGCGGCTTCGTCGAGCGCGTCGGCGGCCCGCGCGGTCAGGCTCCGCACGGTCTCGAACTCGGCGAGCACCTGCTCGGCGGTGGCGCGCACGGCCTCCAGCGGGGTCCGCAGATCGCCCACCTCGGCGTCGCCGAGCCAGTGGAAGGAGTCGGCGGCCCGCACGCAGGACGCCGCGAGCTCCGCGTACACCTCCGCGGTCGGCGCGGTGTCGGTGAGGGACCGGGCGATGGAGAGGCAGTCGGAGATGCCGCGGACCAGCTCGGCGTTGCCGATGCGTGCCAACGGCCCCTGTCCCGCGGGACGGGCGGCGGCATGGGTGTCGGAGACGTACGGGGACTGCCACAGCTGCACGGGGTGGACCCGCGCGGCCTGCGGGGAGTCGGCCCGCAGCACGGCGAGGGTGCCGTCGTCGAAGAGCGCGTACCCGTGACAGGTCAGGGGAGTGGCGATCTCCTTGCGGATCGTGTTGTACGGCAGGAGCAGGCTGCGGCCTTCCACGCGCGCGTGGAAGGCGAAAAGGACGTCCTCGCCGTTGGGCGAGCGCACCACGCGCTCGAATTCCAGGCCGGCGGTGTCCAGGGCGTCGAAGGTCTTGTGCGGGCCCGTGGCCAGGCAGTAGCCGCCGGGGAAGACGATGCCCTGGTCGTCGGGGAGGCGGCGGCAGGCCCGTCCGATGCCGTCGAGGCGTACGACGGCCTTGGTGAGCGTGTTGAGGACGAGGTGGCGCCAGGCGTCCTCCTTGTAGGGGCGCACGCGCAGCAGGATCAGCGCGCCCACGCGCGCGTGGGCCACCTCCGCGTCGGCGAGGGACTGCAGCGGCTCGTCGACCGGCTCCTCGTAGACACCCCGCCCCGTCTCGGTGTCGTTCTCGATCTTGACGGTGAGGGTGCCGCCGGTGGTCCCGACGAACACCTCGCCGCCGATGGAGACGTGCGGGTGGCGGCCCAGGACGTGGTCCTCGCGGGTCGCCTCGGTCCAGGTGACGTCGTGCGACGGCGGGAACACGTGGTCGCGCTCGCCCCGCGCGTCGAGGAACTCGGCGCCTCCGTCGCTGGACAGTGCCCAGCGCAGGACCCGGATGTCCTCGGTCTTCTCGCCGGTCCGGAAGACGGCGAGGAGCCTGCCGTCGGTGAGTCTGAGCTGGAGAAGGCGGGCGTCGCGGTAGTAGCGGAAGAGCGCGGCGAACTCGCGTACGAAGGCCGGGTCGTCGAGGAGGCCGGGGACCGCGCTGTCGTGCAGCCGGTTCAGATCGCGGTCGTGCAGCGCGAGCACGTCACCGACGGCGGTCTCGGACTTCGGCCCGAGGTGGGCGGCGTACCCGAAGAGCAGGGCGTCGCCGACGGCGACGATGTCGCGCGGCACGCACGGCTGCTCGGTGGGGAGGCTCCCGGTGCCGGTGAGCGTCAGCTCGGTGGAGCCGAAGGCGGCGGCCCGCTGCTCGTTGAGGGCGGTGGCCCGGTCGGCCAGCTGCCGGGTCCGCGTCGCGAGGCGGTCGCGCAGCACCTCGTACGTACCCGCGTCCGGACCGCTTCCTCCGCTCGCCATGCCTGACTTCCTCTCCTGTCCTGAGTTGCGCGGTCCTGGGTTCCGCGTGCGGTGTCGGTGCTGGCCGGGGCCGCTCACCCCCGTGGAACGGCCCCGGCCGGTCTGGTCAGCTCCGCTGTGCGGCGGAGCCGTTGAGCTGGGTGAGCGGCAGGTCGGCCAGGCCCAACTGGGCGGCCTTGTCGAGCAGTTCGTCCAGCCGCCCGGACTGTTCGCCGCCGCTCTTCATGAGCTTCATCAGGAGGGCGGAGACGGTGAGGTTCTGCACGTCGGACGGGGAGACGGAGCCGAGCACCCTGGTCAGGTCGTCGGTGAAGCTCGCGCTGCCGTCCAGCCACGGTCCCGCCAGGGCCTGCGCCGTCTCGGAGTTCTGGACGAATCCGTCGACGCTCTTGCCGAGCGCGATCGACGACATCAGCCGGTCGAAGAAGACGGACTCGCCGCCGACGATGCTGATGTCGGCGTTCTCCAGACCCGTGGCGAGTACGGTGGCCTGCGCCTCGGCGACCTGGCGCTGCACCTCGATGCCGGCGAGACGGACGTCCTTCTCCGCCTCCAGGCGGAGCCGGTACTCCTCGTGCGTGCGGGACGCCTCGTCCAGCGCCGCCATCGCGGCCGCCTTCTCGGTCAGGCCCGCGGCCTCGGCCTTCAGCTTCGCCTCCACGCCCTCGGCCTCGGCGCGCATCCGGGCCTCGGTGGCCTCGGCCTCGGCGCGGCCCGCCTTCTCGATGGCCCCGGCCTCCTTCTCGCGGACCTGCACGGCGGCAAGGCCCTCGGCGGCCCGTTCGGCCTGCACGGCCTCCGCGAGGCGGAGCTTGGCCCGCGCGTCCAGGTCGGAGGCCTTCAACCGGGCCTCGGCCAGGGTGATTTCCTCCGCGGCACGGTGCGTGGCGGCCTGCTCGGCGGCCTCCGCCGCCTTGATGCTCTTGACCAGGCCCTCCTGCGCCTGCGCCTCGGCGGCGATGACGACGGCCTGCCGCTCGCGCTCCGCCTCCTCGACGGCGCGCAGCTTCTTGATGGACTCCTCCTGCTCGGCGACCGTGCGGTCCACGGCGACGCGCTCGCGCACGACCTCGGCGATCTCCCGCTTCTCCGCCTCGACCTCCTTCTCGGCGGCGATGCGGGTCAGCTCCGTCTCGCGGTCCCTGGCGATGACTTCGAGGAGCCGGTCCTTCTCGATGCGCTCGTTCTCGATGGCGATGACCCGCTCGCGGTTCTTCTGCGCGACGGCGACCTCGCGGGCCTGGTTCTCGCGCTGCACTCCGAGCTTCTCCTCGGTGGCGAGGAACGCGCCCTGCGCCCGCAGCCGCTCCTCCTCCATCACCCGCGCCGTCTCGGCCTCCTCGCGCGCCCGCACGGTGTCGACCTCGCGCTTCTGCTTGATCTCGGCATCCGCCTGGCGGCGCTCGAGCTCCAGGATCGCCTCGCGCGCGTCGACGTTCTGCCGGGTGATCTCCTTCTCCTCGTTCCGCGTGTACTCGTTGGTGCGCACGTGCTCGACGGCCGTCAGCTCGGTGATCTTCCGGATGCCCTGGGCGTCCAGGATGTTGGCGGGGTCGAGCTGGTTGAGCGGCGTCTGCTCCAGGTGGTCGATCGCCGCGTCCTCCAGGCTGTAGCCGTTCAGATCGGTGCCGATGACCTGGATGATGCGGTCCCGCAGTTCGTCGCGCTTGGTGTAGAGGTCGGCGAAGTCCATCTGCTTGCCGACGGTCTTGAGCGCCTCGGAGAACTTGGCGTTGAACAGCTCCTGCAACGTGTTCTGGTCGCTGGCGCGGGCCGTACCGATGGCCTGCGCGACCCGGATCACGTCCTCGACGGTCTTGTTGACGCGTACGAAGAAGGAGATGCGGATGTCGGCCCGGATGTTGTCCCGGCAGATCAGGCCGTCCCTGCCGGTCCGCATGATGTCGATGGTCTTCACCGAGATGTCCATGACCTCGGCCTTGTGCAGCACCGGCAGCACGACCTGCCCGGTGAAGGTCACATCGACCTTCCGCATCTTCGAGACGATCAACGCCTTGCCCTGCTCCACCTTGCGGAAGAGACGGGTGAGGACGAGCAGCAGAGCGACGACGACGATCAGGACAGCGGCGACGGACACGCCGATGCCCAGGGTGATGGCATCCATGGTGAAGTCCTCGGGATTCCTGGGGCGATGGGCCCGGTGAGCGGGTGCAGCGGGTGGAGTGGGGGAGCGCGCGCGGGGCGGCCGCGGAACGCGGCGTCGGGGTGCCGGGGCTCTTGGATACGAGAGGGTCAGCCGTGGTCGGCGCGCGGGTGGCCCGGGTCGAGTGACGCGGCGTAGGGCGCGACCCAGAAGAACTCTCCGGCGTCGTCGTACGCGTACAACAGCGCGCTGCTGCCCGCCGTCAGCGCGCTCTCGCGCGCCCGCGGTTCCTGCCTGACCTGGACGACGGCGACGGCACCGTCCCTGGCCGCGACCTCCGCCTGACCGAAGCCCGCGTCCACCCGCCCCGTGCGGATGGTGCAGACCGACCCGATGAAGTCCTGCCGGGAAGGGCCGGGTTCGTCGGGGAAGAGCTTGGCGAGGGGGCGTACGAGGCCGCGCGCGCCCTGCCAGGCGAACAGCAAGGAGACGAGCAGCAGGACGACGTCGGCCGCGGCGTGCGCGAGCCCGGTCAGCCCTGCCCTGCCGATGAGTACGGAGCCGGTGAGGGCGCTGAACCAGCCCGCCAGGACCGCGAGCGAGACCGCCACGGTGACCGGCACTCCGCCGAGTCCCGCCGGATGGAGGTCCACATCGGCGTCGAAACCGTCGGCTTCGGCCCCGCCGACCATGACGAGCAGCCAGAAGACGAGGACCACCACCAGGGCGGAGGTGAAGGCGAACGCCGGAAACCCCGTGGCGGCGTCGAAGAACTCCCGCACTTGTCCGCCCCCTTCGCGCTTCCGCAGCTCCGGCCCCGATGCCGGATTCCGCTTCCGCAACCCGGCACCGAGGCCAGGCCCCCGTTTCTGCCGCGCCCATCATGACCCGACGGCGCGCCACGGTTCATTGCCGGATTCCGGCAATCTTTACGCGTTCTTGATGCCGGACGTGCGGGGGCGGGGGCGCCGCCGTCAAGACGTTCGCGGCGCCTCGGTGAGCAACTCAGCGGTCGTCTCCGGGGCCCTCCGCACCCCCGTGCCCTCCACGCCTTCCACGCCCTCCGTGTCGAATGCCTGGGCGACCCCGACGGCCTGGGGCGATTACCTCCGGGTAAGCGCGGGCACTGCCGCCGGGACTGCGAAGAACCCTTCGTGCGCCGCGTGAGGGAGCGGCATCATGGTGCGGATCTAGTGAGGGGTGGAAGATATGCGGGGCAGAGCGAGTGTGGAGCGGATGGCATGAGGTTGACGGTTTTCTGGGAGCGGATGGCGGCTCACTTCGGAGCGGGGTACGCCGATTCCTTCGCGCGTGATCATGTGATGGCGGAGCTCGGTGGACGTACGGTTCATGAGGCGCTGGACGCGGGCTGGGAGGCCAAGGACGTCTGGCGCGCGGTCTGCACGGCGATGGACGTACCGGCCGAAAAGCGCTGACTCCGGGGCGGCCCCACGCGCGCGTGGGCGGGTGCCGACCGACAGGGGTGGCGACCGAATGCCTCCGGAGTGGGCGAGACTGGCACCGTGGCACCCACAGACGAGACCGTGCAGGTCACCCAGGACACCGCTTCACTCGGCACCACGCCGCCCACGCAGCCCCCCACCGGGGCCGACGCGGGCCGAGGCGCCCGCATGCCGCGCTGGCTGCCCCGGGCCATGGTGCTCGCCCTCGCGCTCATCGCCTGTTTCCAGCTGGGCAGTTGGGCCTTCCACCAGCTGACCGGCCTGTTGATCAACGTATTGATCGCGTTCTTCCTGGCGCTCGCGGTCGAACCCGCGGTGAGCTGGATGGCCGCGCGCGGCCTTCGCAGGGGCTTCGCCACCTTCCTCGTCTTCCTGAGCGTCGTGATCGCGAGCGCGGGCTTCATCACGTTGATGGGATCCATGCTGGCGGGCCAGATCGTCGACATGGTCGAGGACTTCCCCGACTACCTCGACAAGGTCATCAGCTGGATCAACCAGACCTTCCACACGGACCTCTCCCGCGTCGAGGTCCAGGACAGCCTGGTCCACTCCGACTGGCTGCAGAAGTACGTGCAGAACAGCGCCAGCGGCGTCCTGGACGTGTCCGCGCAGGTCCTCGGCGGCCTCTTCCAGCTCCTGACGATCCTGCTCTTCTCGTTCTACTTCGCCGCCGACGGGCCCCGCCTGCGCCGCGCCCTGTGCTCGGTGCTGCCGCCCGCCAGGCAGGCCGAGGTCCTGCGGGCCTGGGAGATCGCCGTCGACAAGACCGGCGGCTATCTGTACTCGCGCGGCCTGATGGCCCTGATCTCCGGGATCGCGCACTACATCCTGCTCCAGGCACTGGGCGTGCCCTACGCGCCCGTGCTCGCCGTCTGGGTCGGCCTGGTGTCCCAGTTCATCCCGACCATCGGCACGTACCTCGCGGGCGCCCTGCCGATGCTGATCGCCTTCACGGTCGACCCCTGGTACGCGCTCTGGGTGCTGGTCTTCGTCGTGGTCTACCAGCAGTTCGAGAACTACATGCTGCAGCCCAAGCTCACCGCCAAGAGCGTGGACATCCACCCGGCGGTCGCCTTCGGATCGGTCATCGCGGGCACCGCGCTGCTCGGCGCGGTCGGGGCGCTCATCGCCATCCCGGCCGTCGCGACGCTACAGGCGTTCCTCGGGGCGTACGTGAAGCGGTACGACGTCACGGACGACCCCCGGGTCCACGGGCACCGGCGCCGGGGCGGAGCGCCCCTCGTCGCGCGCGTGCGGCGCGCACTGCGCGGGCCGAACCACCCCGCGGCCCCGGCGGAGTCCGAGACCGGGCAGGACGGCCCGGACGGTCGTCAGTAGGAGCCCTTGGGCGCGGTGGTGCGCGTCAGGGCCCTGTCCGCCGCCTTGAGGATGGCGCCGAAGGTGCGCGTGATGACCGGCCGCGCGAGGCGCCGCGTGAGGAACGGGCCGAGCAGCGGGACGGGGATCTCGGCGCGAGTGGTCCAGCACACCCGGGTGCCCCCGTCGACCTCGGTGAACGTCATGCGGCCCAGTTCGTGCCGCGACGGGGGCAGGCTGCGCTCCACGACGTACTCCGTGGCATACGGCGGGTCGTACCGCGTGATGCGCTCCTTGAACCAGCCGATCAGCCAGAGGTGATCGCGCACGGCGCCCACTCCGTAGGGCGCGCCTTCGCCGCGCCGGGCCAGGCGGCAGCGCAGGACGAGGGGCGAGCTCGTGTAGTGGGTGGTCGTGGTGAGCCAGCTGAACACCTCCTCGATCGGGGCGGCGATGACGCGTTCCACCGTCATGGTTTCCATGTCCTGCGACCTCCTCTGTCGAGCGGGAGCACCGCTTCGGTGCGGTGCAGCTTGTCCGGGTTGCGCACTCCGTAGAGGCCGGTGATCCGCCCGTCGTGGATCTCGAACGCGACCAGCCAGTCGAGTTCGCCGTCGGTGACGAATCGCGCCGCGGGCATGCCGTTGTACGTGGCGGGTTCGACGGCGGTCGCCGCAGTGGTGGTCCGGATCACGCCGAGGACGAACCGCGCGACATCGTCGCGGCCGGTGATCGGGCGGCGTGCGGCGACGACCTTCCCGCCGCCGTCGGAGATCTGCACGACGTCGGGCGCCAGCAGGTCCATCAGCGACTGGATCTCACCGGTCGCCGCCGCGCGCAGGAACCGCTGGACGATCTCTCGTCCGGCATCGGAGTCGGGTTCGAAACGGCGCCGCCGCGCGTGGACGTGCCGACGGGCACGGTGGGCGATCTGCCGTACGGAGACCTCGTTCCTGCCGACCGAAGCGGCGATCTCGCCGTGGGTGTAGCCGAAGACGTCGTGCAGCACGAACACCGCGCGCTCGGTCGGGTTCAGGGTCTCCAGGACGAGCATCATGGCCATCGACACCGACTCGGCGAGGATCGCGTCCTCGCTCACCTCCGGCGCGGTACGGATCGGCTCGGGCAGCCACGCGCCGACGTACTCCTCGCGCCGTGCCCGGACCGCGCGCAGGTGGTTGAGCGACTGCCGGGTCACCACACGCACCAGGTACGCGCGCGCGTGCTCCACGCTCTCCCGGTCCACCGCGCTCCACCGCAGGTAGCTCTCCTGCAACACGTCCTCGGCGTCGGCGGCGCTGCCCAACATCTCGTACGCGATGGTGAACAGCAGCGGACGGTGCTCGTTGAAGGCGTCCTCGGCGGAGGCGTTCTCGTTGAAGGCGTCCTCAGCCATGGCTCGGACCTCCCGCTCCCACGCGCGCGTGTCGGCGTCTCGGCATCACACCCGGCTCCTCTCCTCGGCCGCCCATCGAGACACCGCGGACCGGAGAACCGTGACAGTGGACCGCTGTGATTCAGTTCACAGTGCGGATCAGGGAGGGTCTTTGCGCCAGACGAAGACCTCGGTGCTCGGCCGGCGCTCGGAGAAGCGGCCCGAAGGGGATGCCTCCGTCAGCAGTCGGCGCAGGTCCGCCTCGAAGACGTCACGGCGCGCGCCGAACAGGTGCGGGGTGGAGAACGACAGCGAGAACACCGACGAGACGACGTCGTCGACGGAGCGTTCGAGCGCCTGCCCCGCGGGCACGACGAGGCGCCGGGGGCCGTGGAGGCCCGCCCCGGCGAACACCGCGGTCTCACCGCTCGGCGTCCCGTGCGGGAGCACGCCACGACCGGCCCGCCGGACGGGACCCAGATACCGCCGCACCAGTTCCCCGATCGCCTCCTGGGGCACCGCCGGATGCGGAAGGCCCACTACGGAGAGGTCCTCCGTCTTCAGGTCCGAGATGTGCACCAGTGCTCCACCGGGCCGGAGCATGTCCCTGACCGTCGCCGCCACCAGGTCGCGGTCCATCCAGTGGAAGGACTGCGCGAAGGTCGCGACGGTGAACGTGCCGAGCCCCGCGGGCAGCTCCTCGGCGCGGATCCGCACCCAGCGCGTCCTGTCGGTCACGCCGGCCGTCGCGGCGTCGCGCGCGGCCTCGGTGAGCATCCCGCTGTCCGGGTCCACGCCGACGACCTCGGTGAACGAGTGCGCGAGGGGCAGCGCGACGGTGCCGGGACCGCATCCCACGTCGAGCAGGCGTCCCCGGCCGTCGAGCGCCAGTGCCTCGGTGAGGGCGTCGGCCAGGCCGGGCGCGTAGGGGAGTCGCCCGCGCCGGTAGTGGGCGGCCGCACCCGAGAAGAGGCTCTCGTCCCACTCCCAGTCGGTGTCCATGACTGTTCACCATCCTTCGTGCGTCGTGTGTGCTTGGTGTGCTTCATGAGGGTGCCGACTCGCCGCACGATGCGCTTGACACTAAAATCGAACATCCATTCTCATGGGTTGTCCGGCGGCGATTTTCCGGGGGTGAGCGGGGGGAACCCTGGCAGGCTCCGGAGGATTTCGGTGAGGGATTGCCTCGAGTTATCCACAGGCTGGACGGGCGTCGGGGCGGATTGTCAGTGGCAGGCGTTAGCGTCTTTGACGTGAAGCGATCGACTCAAGCAAATCGGGTGGAACCCATGGCAGGAACCGACCGCGAGAAGGCGCTCGACGCCGCGCTCGCACAGATTGAACGGCAATTCGGCAAGGGCGCAGTGATGCGCATGGGCGAGCGGCCGAACGACCCCATCGAGGTCATCCCCACCGGGTCGACCGCGCTCGACGTCGCGCTCGGCGTCGGCGGCATCCCCCGCGGCCGTGTGGTGGAGGTGTACGGACCGGAGTCCTCCGGTAAGACGACCCTCACGCTGCACGCCGTGGCCAACGCCCAGCGCGCCGGTGGCGCGGTCGCCTTCGTGGACGCGGAGCACGCCCTCGACCCCGAGTACGCGAAGAAGCTCGGCGTCGACATCGACAACCTCATCCTGTCCCAGCCGGACAACGGCGAGCAGGCGCTCGAGATCGTCGACATGCTGGTCCGCTCCGGCGCCCTCGACCTGATCGTCATCGACTCCGTCGCCGCCCTGGTGCCGCGCGCGGAGATCGAGGGCGAGATGGGCGACTCGCACGTGGGTCTCCAGGCCCGTCTGATGAGCCAGGCGCTCCGGAAGATCACCAGCGCGCTCAACCAGTCCAAGACCACCGCGATCTTCATCAACCAGCTCCGCGAGAAGATCGGCGTGATGTTCGGCTCGCCGGAGACCACGACCGGTGGCCGCGCGCTGAAGTTCTACGCTTCGGTGCGGCTCGACATCCGGCGCATCGAGACCCTCAAGGACGGCACGGACGCGGTCGGCAACCGCACCCGCGTCAAGGTCGTCAAGAACAAGGTCGCGCCGCCCTTCAAGCAGGCCGAGTTCGACATCCTCTACGGCCAGGGCATCAGCCGCGAGGGCGGCCTGATCGACATGGGCGTGGAGCACGGCTTCGTCCGCAAGGCCGGCGCCTGGTACACGTACGAGGGCGACCAGCTCGGTCAGGGCAAGGAGAACTCGCGCAACTTCCTGAAGGACAACCCCGACCTCGCCAACGAGATCGAGAAGAAGATCAAGGAGAAGCTGGGCGTCGGTGTGAAGCCGGAAGCCGCGGCTGCCGAGCCGGGCGCGGACGCGGCGGGCACGGCAGCGGCCGATGACGCCGCCAAGACGGTGCCCGCACCGGCGGCCAAGGCCACCAAGTCCAAGACCGCGGCGGCCAAGAGCTAGTCCGTGACGCGACGAACCGACTGGGCGGACCACACCGCCTCCGAAAGCCGCCCCGGCACCGCGGGGCGGGGCCACGGGGGCGGTGTGGATCAGGGTGACCACGGCCAGGGCGGCGGCTTCGGAGAGGACGGCTTCGCGGAAGGCGGCTTCGGGGAAGACGGCTTCGGGGACGGCGGAGGTCGCGGACGCGGCCGACGGCGTCGACGGCGCGGCGGTTTCGACGGCCACCAGGACAGCGGCTCCCCTTCCTCGTCGAGGGCCGAGAAGGGGGAGCCGCCTACGGGGGATCCGGCTGAGCGGGCGAAGGGCATCTGCCTGAGACTGCTCACCGGAAACCCTCGTACGCGCAAGCAGTTGGCGGACGCGCTGCGCAAGCGGGAGATCCCCGATGAGGTGGCTGAGGAGGTGCTCTCCCGCTTTGAAGAGGTCGGTCTGATCAACGACAGCGCCTTCGCGGAGGCCTGGGTGGAGTCCCGGCACCACGGCCGGGGTCTGGCCCGGCGGGCACTCGCGCGGGAGCTGCGCACCAAGGGCGTGGACTCCACGCTGATCGACGAGGCCGTGGGGCAGCTCGACTCCGAGCAGGAGGAGGAGACCGCGCGCGAGCTGGTCGCCCGCAAGCTCCGCTCCACGCGGGGCCTCGACCGCGACAAGCGACTGCGCCGCCTCGCGGGCATGCTCGCCCGCAAGGGCTACCCGGAGGGCATGGCACTCCGCGTGGTCCGCCAGGCCCTGGAAGAAGAGGGCGAGGAAACCGAGGACTTGGGATACGAGGCGTTCTGACCGGGCCGCTCCCACGGGGGT contains:
- a CDS encoding SPFH domain-containing protein, which encodes MDAITLGIGVSVAAVLIVVVALLLVLTRLFRKVEQGKALIVSKMRKVDVTFTGQVVLPVLHKAEVMDISVKTIDIMRTGRDGLICRDNIRADIRISFFVRVNKTVEDVIRVAQAIGTARASDQNTLQELFNAKFSEALKTVGKQMDFADLYTKRDELRDRIIQVIGTDLNGYSLEDAAIDHLEQTPLNQLDPANILDAQGIRKITELTAVEHVRTNEYTRNEEKEITRQNVDAREAILELERRQADAEIKQKREVDTVRAREEAETARVMEEERLRAQGAFLATEEKLGVQRENQAREVAVAQKNRERVIAIENERIEKDRLLEVIARDRETELTRIAAEKEVEAEKREIAEVVRERVAVDRTVAEQEESIKKLRAVEEAERERQAVVIAAEAQAQEGLVKSIKAAEAAEQAATHRAAEEITLAEARLKASDLDARAKLRLAEAVQAERAAEGLAAVQVREKEAGAIEKAGRAEAEATEARMRAEAEGVEAKLKAEAAGLTEKAAAMAALDEASRTHEEYRLRLEAEKDVRLAGIEVQRQVAEAQATVLATGLENADISIVGGESVFFDRLMSSIALGKSVDGFVQNSETAQALAGPWLDGSASFTDDLTRVLGSVSPSDVQNLTVSALLMKLMKSGGEQSGRLDELLDKAAQLGLADLPLTQLNGSAAQRS
- a CDS encoding DUF3046 domain-containing protein — protein: MRLTVFWERMAAHFGAGYADSFARDHVMAELGGRTVHEALDAGWEAKDVWRAVCTAMDVPAEKR
- a CDS encoding DNA repair ATPase; translated protein: MASGGSGPDAGTYEVLRDRLATRTRQLADRATALNEQRAAAFGSTELTLTGTGSLPTEQPCVPRDIVAVGDALLFGYAAHLGPKSETAVGDVLALHDRDLNRLHDSAVPGLLDDPAFVREFAALFRYYRDARLLQLRLTDGRLLAVFRTGEKTEDIRVLRWALSSDGGAEFLDARGERDHVFPPSHDVTWTEATREDHVLGRHPHVSIGGEVFVGTTGGTLTVKIENDTETGRGVYEEPVDEPLQSLADAEVAHARVGALILLRVRPYKEDAWRHLVLNTLTKAVVRLDGIGRACRRLPDDQGIVFPGGYCLATGPHKTFDALDTAGLEFERVVRSPNGEDVLFAFHARVEGRSLLLPYNTIRKEIATPLTCHGYALFDDGTLAVLRADSPQAARVHPVQLWQSPYVSDTHAAARPAGQGPLARIGNAELVRGISDCLSIARSLTDTAPTAEVYAELAASCVRAADSFHWLGDAEVGDLRTPLEAVRATAEQVLAEFETVRSLTARAADALDEAASRITALVRRIRGEAPRGAAEWVVRLTELRRAQGHLLTLRDLRYVDTDRVDALADGLAADIASAGQRAVAFLERADAFAAHHADIEQLTADADALATVAEAEPLADRLQELTEQLQTVTEVVAGLDIGDATVRTAVLERVAEVLAGVNRARATLDARRRELTAHEGRAEFAAEFALLGQAVTGALAAAATPRSCDDQLARLLLHLENLEGRFAESDEFLAELDTRRTEVYEAFASRKQTLADTRARHAERLATSAARVLETVARRVATLASTDEIHTYFASDPMVGKVRRTIEELRELDDQVGAEELAGRLKAARQEAGRSLRDRAELYGDGGDTIRLGRHRFAVNTQPLDLALVPTADGDGMSFALTGTDYRAPVTDPSFAELRPFWNQLLPSETAEVYRAEHLAARLLDEHGPEALLAADDLPSLVRAAAQAAYDEGYEPGVHDHDATLILGALLRLYDEAGPLRHTPEARAAAQCFWAHDTTADERELWTRRAVSLARARDTFGLVPAIDDLRAELARHIGAPAAAYLFDELTTGPAGFVTTESTRAFLDTFRRAADSSAYEDDLARVVDFAPRRQLVQAWLSSYAAATGEGGDDLAEAVAVELCPDLERYDRAAPPAETVEGLLGTHPRVQGRRLTVRVDELLARTQDFRTRTVPGFRAYQARRTELVAAERSRLRLDEYRPTVMSSFVRNRLIDEVYLPLIGDSLDKQLGTAGGLLLLVSPPGYGKTTLMEYVADRLGLVLVKVNGPALGHGVTSLDPAQAPNATARQEIEKVNFALEAGNNVLLHLDDIQHTSPELLQKFISLCDAQRRMEGVWNGTSRTYDLRGKRFAVCMAGNPYTESGARFRIPDMLANRADVWNLGDVLSGKEDAFAASFVENALTAHPVLAPLAGRDRADLDLLIRLAGNAPTARADRLTHPYAPAEVERLVAVLRHLLTARSTVLAVNAAYIASAGRSDETRTEPPFRLQGSYRDMNKIAARIDPVMNTAELAAVIDDHYNGEAQTLTSGAEANLLKLAELRGTLTPEQADRWAEIKAAHVRARTLGGPDEDPMIRAVAALGLLADRVASVESAISRAIDPRQRLANPAARHAGHDRASAVNTMPPVSRP